The Alteriqipengyuania halimionae genome contains a region encoding:
- a CDS encoding alpha/beta hydrolase, with protein MIGRRSVLGGGIALAALAQTRLGGAARGHEPEEILLWPGTPPGKGGVSGPERLGGEGKGYGAVSNVSTPRMRVYRPNIPNGRAIVIAGGGGYFRIQLWKESTPAAEWLRNRGYTVFELIYRLPNDGWEASAPFADAQRAMKIVRTRADEFGIRPDAIGIMGFSAGGHLAGFTALQPDRELYEGADRYETASARPDFAVLLFPVVSLRKPYDTTRTRREIVGKNPSRAAEDAWSLDTYAAKDAPPTILFSAADDPITPPGHNIALFQALMGNGASAELHIFEKGGHGWGLGAPEEIINQWPDIFEAWMTRR; from the coding sequence ATGATCGGGCGCAGGTCGGTGCTGGGCGGCGGGATCGCACTCGCTGCACTGGCGCAAACGCGCCTCGGCGGTGCCGCTCGCGGTCACGAGCCTGAAGAAATCCTGCTGTGGCCCGGCACGCCTCCGGGGAAGGGTGGGGTCAGCGGCCCGGAAAGGCTTGGCGGCGAAGGCAAGGGCTATGGCGCGGTATCGAATGTCTCGACCCCGCGAATGCGGGTCTATCGCCCAAATATTCCGAATGGCCGCGCCATCGTGATCGCGGGAGGCGGGGGCTATTTCCGGATCCAGCTCTGGAAGGAAAGCACACCCGCCGCCGAGTGGCTGCGCAATCGTGGCTACACGGTGTTCGAACTGATCTACCGGCTGCCCAATGACGGGTGGGAAGCAAGCGCCCCGTTCGCCGACGCGCAGCGAGCGATGAAGATCGTGCGCACCCGCGCCGACGAATTCGGCATTAGGCCCGATGCGATCGGCATCATGGGCTTTTCCGCCGGCGGTCACCTGGCCGGTTTCACCGCATTGCAGCCGGATCGCGAGCTTTATGAAGGAGCGGACCGCTACGAGACTGCCAGCGCGCGTCCAGATTTCGCCGTGCTGCTGTTTCCCGTCGTGTCGCTGCGCAAGCCCTACGACACCACGCGCACCAGGCGCGAGATCGTGGGGAAAAACCCGTCACGCGCGGCCGAGGATGCGTGGTCGCTCGATACGTACGCTGCCAAGGACGCGCCGCCGACGATCCTGTTTTCGGCAGCGGACGATCCAATCACGCCGCCAGGCCACAACATCGCGCTGTTCCAGGCGCTGATGGGCAATGGCGCTTCGGCGGAACTGCACATTTTCGAGAAAGGCGGCCACGGCTGGGGGCTGGGTGCGCCCGAGGAAATCATCAATCAATGGCCCGATATCTTCGAGGCGTGGATGACCCGCCGATAA